The proteins below come from a single Burkholderia humptydooensis genomic window:
- a CDS encoding PA0069 family radical SAM protein, protein MKTQQIDFVRGRGAATNRTSRFDDWERSPDDERGAADAAQETKTGWRTITTEETARRIISRNQSPDIPFDQSINPYRGCEHGCSYCFARPTHTYLGLSAGLDFETKLFAKTNAGERLRRELSRVGYKPSVIALGTNTDPYQPIERELKITRGILEILEEHDHPVAITTKSALVTRDADVLARMSQKGLARVFVSVTTLDGALARKMEPRANAPFKRLEAIKILADAGIPTGVMVAPVIPALNDFEIERILEKAADAGAEAAGYVMLRLPLEVRDLFVEWLAVHYPDKQRHVLSLIEQVRDGNLNDSTFGQRMRGTGILAELIQKRFSMACRRLALNTHRRQLRTDLFHQVQEKTQLSLF, encoded by the coding sequence GTGAAAACCCAACAGATTGACTTCGTCAGGGGCAGAGGTGCGGCAACGAACCGAACGTCGAGGTTCGATGACTGGGAGCGTTCGCCTGATGATGAACGAGGAGCTGCAGACGCTGCCCAGGAGACCAAGACCGGCTGGCGCACAATAACTACCGAGGAGACAGCGCGGAGAATCATTTCTCGGAATCAATCCCCTGACATACCGTTCGACCAATCAATCAACCCCTACAGGGGCTGCGAACACGGGTGTTCGTACTGCTTTGCTCGCCCGACGCACACCTATCTTGGGTTGTCGGCAGGCCTCGACTTCGAAACGAAGCTATTTGCCAAGACCAACGCCGGGGAGCGACTTCGGCGTGAACTGTCTCGGGTCGGATACAAGCCGTCAGTCATCGCACTGGGAACAAACACCGACCCATATCAGCCGATTGAGCGCGAGCTGAAGATAACAAGGGGGATTCTGGAAATTCTGGAGGAGCATGACCACCCCGTGGCGATTACCACCAAATCTGCCTTGGTGACCCGCGACGCCGACGTCCTCGCACGAATGTCCCAAAAGGGTCTGGCTCGCGTGTTCGTCTCCGTCACCACGCTGGATGGGGCGCTCGCGAGAAAGATGGAACCCCGAGCCAACGCCCCGTTCAAGAGACTTGAAGCGATAAAAATCCTTGCGGATGCGGGAATACCGACTGGCGTTATGGTCGCTCCCGTGATACCTGCGCTGAACGACTTCGAAATTGAACGAATTCTCGAAAAGGCAGCAGACGCCGGGGCAGAAGCGGCTGGGTATGTAATGCTGCGCCTTCCACTAGAGGTTCGAGACCTCTTCGTCGAGTGGCTGGCGGTGCATTACCCGGACAAGCAGCGACACGTGCTGAGCCTGATTGAACAAGTGCGCGACGGTAACCTTAACGACTCGACGTTCGGTCAGCGGATGCGTGGCACCGGCATCCTGGCAGAGCTCATTCAGAAGCGCTTTTCGATGGCTTGTCGCCGGCTCGCCCTCAACACCCACCGACGGCAACTTCGCACCGACCTGTTTCATCAAGTCCAGGAGAAAACCCAACTATCCCTCTTTTAA